A genome region from Musa acuminata AAA Group cultivar baxijiao chromosome BXJ3-5, Cavendish_Baxijiao_AAA, whole genome shotgun sequence includes the following:
- the LOC103986383 gene encoding probable receptor-like protein kinase At1g11050, whose protein sequence is MWRSLCLLLSLLASAAAPAAEAATCPLDLTYVSTYPWDDSSCVAANTNHSDCCQSLLSVYGIGAAQRLRDTGLFRLPDDATSAACLADLQANLSAPPLSLPSSIVSACFPSPSSFVTTCAGVYTRADWTARLGNATELDSACDADLTDLSRCSNCLNAGMDVSSRLSAVNGNTSDDTTCFKLTILYAAGVVNRYGPKDPRAGCMFGFLQPSPSSSDHDSSSSHSAAVYASVFAAIALVLASGSLGLFLWLARRKRKKMSDSAAWERSSRLYLRPNTGSICFDIKELDKATASFSQRNLIGRGGFGVVYKGTLSDGSLVAVKKVLEGLDDSDEEFRNEVEIISHLRHRNLVPLRGCCITEEDSEEGKQRYLVYDYMPNGNLNDHIFGSSMGANGDSGRRRAPLTWPQRKTIILDVAKGLVYLHYGVKPAIYHRDIKSTNILLDGEMRARVADFGLARQSREGQSHLTTRVAGTHGYLAPEYALYGQLTEKSDVYSFGVLVLEIMSGRRALDTSVASNLVLVTDWAWTLIKAGRAGEVLDAALTRDDGDGDGNSNPKGIMERFVLVGVLCAHVMVALRPTIMEALKMLEGDIELPVIPDRPLPLALAHGSVFGEGNTFTASPTLSGPRLDTGDMLR, encoded by the coding sequence ATGTGGAGATCACTGtgcctcttgctctccctcttgGCCTCCGCCGCGGCCCcggccgcggaggcggcgacctgCCCCTTGGACCTGACGTACGTCTCCACCTACCCCTGGGACGACTCCTCCTGTGTCGCCGCCAACACCAACCACAGCGACTGCTGCCAAAGCCTCCTCAGCGTCTACGGCATCGGCGCCGCTCAGCGCCTTCGCGACACCGGCCTGTTCCGCCTCCCCGACGACGCCACCTCCGCCGCCTGCCTCGCCGATCTGCAAGCCAACCTCTCCGCGCCCCCCCTCTCCCTCCCCTCCTCCATCGTCTCCGCTTGCTTCCCCTCGCCTAGCTCCTTTGTCACCACCTGCGCCGGCGTGTACACCCGGGCCGACTGGACCGCCCGGCTCGGCAACGCCACCGAGCTCGACAGCGCGTGCGACGCAGACCTCACCGACCTCTCCCGCTGTAGCAACTGCCTCAACGCGGGCATGGACGTCTCCTCGCGGCTCAGCGCCGTCAACGGCAACACCTCCGACGACACGACCTGCTTCAAACTTACCATCCTGTACGCGGCCGGCGTCGTCAACCGGTACGGCCCCAAGGACCCCCGCGCCGGCTGCATGTTCGGCTTCCTACAGCCCTCCCCCTCCTCTTCCGACCACGACTCCTCCAGCTCCCACTCCGCGGCCGTCTATGCCTCCGTGTTCGCCGCGATCGCCCTCGTCCTCGCCTCCGGCTCCCTCGGGCTCTTCCTGTGGCTTGCCCGTCGTAAAAGGAAGAAGATGAGCGACTCCGCGGCCTGGGAGAGGAGCTCCAGGTTGTACCTCAGGCCCAACACCGGCTCGATCTGTTTCGACATCAAGGAGCTGGACAAGGCCACCGCCAGCTTCTCGCAGCGCAACCTCATCGGGCGCGGCGGGTTCGGCGTCGTTTACAAGGGCACGCTCTCCGACGGGAGCCTGGTCGCCGTCAAGAAGGTGCTCGAGGGGTTAGACGACAGCGACGAGGAGTtccgcaacgaggtggagatcatcAGCCACTTGCGGCACCGGAATCTGGTGCCGCTGAGGGGGTGCTGCATCACGGAAGAGGACAGCGAAGAGGGCAAGCAGAGGTACCTGGTCTACGACTACATGCCCAACGGAAACCTCAACGACCACATCTTCGGCTCGAGCATGGGCGCCAATGGCGACTCCGGGAGGAGAAGAGCGCCCCTGACATGGCCGCAGAGGAAGACCATCATACTGGACGTCGCCAAAGGGCTGGTCTACCTGCACTACGGGGTGAAGCCCGCCATCTATCACAGGGACATCAAATCCACGAACATCTTGTTGGACGGGGAGATGAGGGCGCGAGTGGCCGACTTCGGACTGGCGAGGCAGAGCAGGGAGGGGCAGTCGCACCTCACCACCCGGGTCGCCGGAACCCACGGCTACCTCGCGCCGGAGTACGCCCTCTACGGGCAGCTGACCGAGAAGAGCGACGTCTACAGCTTCGGCGTGCTGGTGCTGGAGATCATGAGCGGCCGGCGCGCCCTGGACACGTCCGTGGCGTCCAACCTGGTGCTCGTTACGGACTGGGCGTGGACGCTGATCAAGGCCGGGCGAGCGGGGGAGGTGTTGGACGCGGCGCTGACGAGggacgacggcgacggcgacggcaacTCCAACCCCAAGGGGATCATGGAGAGGTTTGTGCTGGTGGGCGTGCTCTGCGCGCACGTCATGGTGGCGCTCCGGCCGACGATAATGGAGGCGCTGAAGATGCTGGAAGGGGACATCGAGCTACCGGTGATACCAGACCGGCCGCTGCCGCTAGCCCTCGCCCATGGCTCCGTCTTCGGCGAAGGAAACACCTTCACCGCTTCACCTACTCTCAGTGGCCCTCGTCTCGACACAGGAGACATGCTCAGGTAA
- the LOC135638868 gene encoding probable magnesium transporter NIPA4 — MAPATAASGGSWVESDSGMSSDNIKGLVLALSSSFFIGASFIVKKKGLKKAAASGVRAGAGGYSYLYEPLWWAGMIAMVVGEVANFAAYAFAPAILVTPLGALSIIISAVLAHIILRERLHIFGIFGCILCVVGSTTIVLHAPQEREIESVTEVWDLATEPAFLLYATTVLVAAFMLIFHFVPRYGQTHIMVYIGVCSLVGSLSVMSVKALGIALKLTFSGMNQLVYSQTWVFMIIVIACIITQMNYLNKALDTFNTAVVSPIYYVMFTSLTILASVIMFKDWDRQDPTQIVTEMGGFITILSGTFLLHKTKDMADGLPPSTSGRLQKHADEDGYLPEGTPLRPQESFRLP; from the exons ATGGCGCCCGCCACCGCGGCGTCCGGAGGGAGCTGGGTTGAGTCGGATAGCGGCATGTCCTCCGATAACATCAAGGGTTTGGTCCTCGCGTTGTCCTCGAGCTTCTTCATCGGTGCCAGTTTTATCGTCAAGAAGAAGGGGTTGAAGAAGGCTGCCGCTTCCGGTGTCAGAGCAG GAGCAGGTGGTTATTCATACTTGTATGAACCACTGTGGTGGGCAGGCATGATAGCAA TGGTTGTTGGGGAAGTTGCTAACTTTGCAGCATATGCATTTGCTCCAGCTATTCTGGTCACTCCTCTTGGTGCTCTTAGCATAATCATCAG TGCTGTACTTGCACATATCATTTTAAGGGAAAGGCTACATATATTTGGCATTTTTGGCTGCATTCTCTGTGTTGTGGGATCCACAACAATTGTTCTCCATGCCCCTCAGGAGCGTGAGATCGAGTCTGTAACGGAAGTCTGGGATTTGGCAACTGAACCAG CTTTTCTATTGTATGCAACAACCGTGCTTGTAGCAGCCTTTATGCTTATATTCCATTTCGTCCCTCGATATGGGCAAACACATATAATGGTCTATATTGGTGTTTGCTCTCTTGTAGGGTCTCTCTCG GTTATGAGTGTTAAGGCTCTTGGAATTGCTCTGAAGTTGACATTTTCAGGAATGAACCAGTTGGTTTATTCCCAAACCTGGGTATTCATGATCATAGTAATTGCATGTATCATTACCCAAATGAACTATCTGAACAAG GCACTTGATACATTTAACACAGCTGTTGTATCACCCATATACTATGTGATGTTTACATCATTAACCATTTTGGCTAGTGTGATTATGTTCAAG GATTGGGATCGACAAGATCCCACACAGATCGTCACAGAGATGGGTGGCTTCATCACAATTCTTTCCGGGACATTTCTTCTCCACAAGACTAAGGACATGGCTGATG GTCTACCGCCATCAACCTCCGGCCGCCTCCAAAAACATGCTGACGAGGATGGCTATCTCCCTGAAGGCACTCCTCTCCGGCCTCAGGAATCCTTTCGGCTGCCATGA